In Papio anubis isolate 15944 chromosome 17, Panubis1.0, whole genome shotgun sequence, the following are encoded in one genomic region:
- the MRM1 gene encoding rRNA methyltransferase 1, mitochondrial isoform X1, giving the protein MALLSTIRGATWGRVVTRHFSHAARRGERPGGEELSRLLLDDLVPTSRLELLFGLSPCLLALRAARRSVARLLLQAGKAGLQGERAELLRMAQARDIPVLRPRRQKLDTMCRYQVHQGVCMEVSPLRPRPWSEAEEASPGDDPQQLWLVLEGIQDPRNFGAVLRSAHFLGVDKVITSRRNSCPLTPVVSKASAGAMEVMDVFSTDDLTGFLQTKAQQGWLVAGTVGCPRAEDPQSSEIPITSCLEFPWDRPTLLVLGNEGSGLSQEVQASCQLLLTILPRRQLPPGFESLNVSVAAGILLHSICSQWKGFPTEGERRQLLQDPQEPSARSEGLSMAQHPGLSSGSEKERQNES; this is encoded by the exons ATGGCACTGCTCTCGACCATCCGGGGCGCGACCTGGGGTCGCGTCGTCACCCGTCATTTCTCCCATGCAGCGCGGCGTGGGGAGCGGCCTGGTGGGGAGGAGCTAAGCCGCTTGCTGCTGGATGACCTGGTGCCGACCTCGCGGCTGGAGCTTCTGTTTGGCCTGTCCCCGTGTCTCCTGGCTCTGCGGGCCGCCCGCCGCTCCGTGGCCCGGCTCCTGCTCCAGGCGGGTAAAGCTGGGCTGCAGGGGGAGCGGGCCGAGCTGCTCCGGATGGCCCAGGCGCGGGACATTCCAGTTCTACGGCCCAGACGGCAGAAACTGGACACAATGTGCCGCTACCAGGTCCACCAGGGTGTCTGCATGGAGGTGAGCCCGCTGCGGCCCCGGCCTTGGAGTGAGGCCGAGGAGGCGAGCCCAGGCGACGACCCCCAGCAGTTGTGGCTCGTCCTCGAAGGGATCCAGGATCCCCGGAATTTTGGGGCTGTGCTGCGTTCCGCACACTTCCTCGGAGTGGATAAGGTCATCACCAGCCGGAGAAACAG CTGCCCGCTCACTCCAGTAGTCAGCAAGGCCAGCGCGGGGGCTATGGAGGTGATGGACGTGTTCTCCACCGATGACCTCACTGGATTTTTACAG ACCAAAGCCCAGCAGGGCTGGCTCGTGGCCGGCACAGTGGGCTGCCCAAGGGCAGAGGATCCCCAGTCCTCTGAGATCCCCATCACGAGTTGCTTGGAGTTCCCCTGGGATCGGCCTACTCTCCTTGTGCTGG GGAATGAGGGGTCAGGTCTGTCCCAAGAGGTGCAGGCCTCCTGTCAGCTTCTCCTCACCATCCTGCCCCGGCGCCAGCTGCCTCCTGGATTTGAGTCCTTGAACGTCTCTGTGGCTGCAG GAATTCTTCTTCACTCCATTTGCAGCCAGTGGAAGGGTTTCCCCACAGAAGGGGAGAGAAGGCAACTTCTCCAAGACCCGCAAGAACCCTCAGCCAGGTCTGAAGGACTCAGCATGGCTCAGCACCCAGGGCTGTCTTCAGGATCAGAGAAAGAGAGGCAAAATGAGAGCTGA
- the MRM1 gene encoding rRNA methyltransferase 1, mitochondrial isoform X2, translated as MALLSTIRGATWGRVVTRHFSHAARRGERPGGEELSRLLLDDLVPTSRLELLFGLSPCLLALRAARRSVARLLLQAGKAGLQGERAELLRMAQARDIPVLRPRRQKLDTMCRYQVHQGVCMEVSPLRPRPWSEAEEASPGDDPQQLWLVLEGIQDPRNFGAVLRSAHFLGVDKVITSRRNSCPLTPVVSKASAGAMEVMDVFSTDDLTGFLQGGTRLCACWSLCLELPQMPARCSSFSFRPKPSRAGSWPAQWAAQGQRIPSPLRSPSRVAWSSPGIGLLSLCWGMRGQVCPKRCRPPVSFSSPSCPGASCLLDLSP; from the exons ATGGCACTGCTCTCGACCATCCGGGGCGCGACCTGGGGTCGCGTCGTCACCCGTCATTTCTCCCATGCAGCGCGGCGTGGGGAGCGGCCTGGTGGGGAGGAGCTAAGCCGCTTGCTGCTGGATGACCTGGTGCCGACCTCGCGGCTGGAGCTTCTGTTTGGCCTGTCCCCGTGTCTCCTGGCTCTGCGGGCCGCCCGCCGCTCCGTGGCCCGGCTCCTGCTCCAGGCGGGTAAAGCTGGGCTGCAGGGGGAGCGGGCCGAGCTGCTCCGGATGGCCCAGGCGCGGGACATTCCAGTTCTACGGCCCAGACGGCAGAAACTGGACACAATGTGCCGCTACCAGGTCCACCAGGGTGTCTGCATGGAGGTGAGCCCGCTGCGGCCCCGGCCTTGGAGTGAGGCCGAGGAGGCGAGCCCAGGCGACGACCCCCAGCAGTTGTGGCTCGTCCTCGAAGGGATCCAGGATCCCCGGAATTTTGGGGCTGTGCTGCGTTCCGCACACTTCCTCGGAGTGGATAAGGTCATCACCAGCCGGAGAAACAG CTGCCCGCTCACTCCAGTAGTCAGCAAGGCCAGCGCGGGGGCTATGGAGGTGATGGACGTGTTCTCCACCGATGACCTCACTGGATTTTTACAG GGAGGCACCCGCCTCTGTGCTTGCTGGTCTCTCTGCCTGGAGTTGCCCCAGATGCCTGCACGgtgctcctccttctccttcag ACCAAAGCCCAGCAGGGCTGGCTCGTGGCCGGCACAGTGGGCTGCCCAAGGGCAGAGGATCCCCAGTCCTCTGAGATCCCCATCACGAGTTGCTTGGAGTTCCCCTGGGATCGGCCTACTCTCCTTGTGCTGG GGAATGAGGGGTCAGGTCTGTCCCAAGAGGTGCAGGCCTCCTGTCAGCTTCTCCTCACCATCCTGCCCCGGCGCCAGCTGCCTCCTGGATTTGAGTCCTTGA